From Diospyros lotus cultivar Yz01 chromosome 4, ASM1463336v1, whole genome shotgun sequence, a single genomic window includes:
- the LOC127799921 gene encoding probable trehalose-phosphate phosphatase H — translation MKHNVVVSESKSGIDIAITMAVSTVPPPPPPGGSFISISKKLLHNIESNNGSPKLTAWVDSMRASSPTHIKATPSVPQDGTSFTLNQPSALEMFEQITSASKGKQIVMFLDYDGTLSPIVDDPDRAFMSESMRKTVRKLARYFPTAIVSGRCRDKVYSFVRLAELYYAGSHGMDIKGPSKGSKHNPGAQAVLFQPASEFLPMINEVYEALSEKTKSIPGAKVEHNKFCVSVHFRCVDEETWSDLAQQVRSVLKEYPKLRLTQGRKVIEIRPTIKWDKGKALEFLLESLGFGNCSDVFPVYIGDDRTDEDAFKVLRERGLGSGILVSKIPKETNASYYLQEPSEVMDFLQRLVRWGMVSLRRQLRVRRRLEEINKLSLHN, via the exons ATGAAGCATAATGTGGTGGTCTCGGAAAGCAAATCGGGGATTGACATAGCCATAACGATGGCGGTGTCCACGGTGCCGCCGCCTCCGCCGCCGGGAGGAAGTTTCATCTCCATTTCAAAGAAGCTGCTCCACAACATTGAATCCAATAATGGTTCTCCCAAACTCACCGCCTGGGTTGACTCCATGAGAGCTTCTTCTCCGACCCATATCAAAGCCACACCTTCTGTCCCTCAAGACGGAACCTCTTTCACT CTCAATCAACCATCGGCTCTGGAAATGTTCGAGCAGATAACGAGTGCTTCCAAGGGGAAGCAAATAGTGATGTTTCTCGACTACGACGGCACCCTCTCCCCCATCGTCGACGATCCTGATCGAGCTTTCATGTCTGAATCG ATGAGGAAAACGGTGAGAAAACTCGCCAGATATTTTCCCACGGCCATCGTCAGTGGccggtgcagagacaag GTGTATAGCTTTGTAAGGCTAGCAGAGCTGTACTACGCCGGAAGCCATGGAATGGACATCAAAGGCCCCTCGAAGGGTTCCAAACACAACCCT GGAGCTCAAGCTGTTCTCTTCCAACCCGCCAGTGAATTCCTGCCCATGATCAACGAG GTTTACGAAGCATTGTCGGAGAAGACTAAATCCATTCCAGGTGCCAAGGTGGAGCACAACAAGTTCTGTGTCTCTGTGCACTTCCGCTGTGTGGATGAGGAG ACATGGAGTGATCTGGCCCAGCAGGTCAGATCAGTTCTGAAGGAGTACCCAAAGCTTCGATTGACTCAAGGAAGGAAG gTAATAGAGATCAGGCCGACAATTAAATGGGACAAAGGGAAGGCCCTTGAATTTTTGTTGGAGTCCCTTG GGTTTGGCAACTGCAGTGATGTCTTTCCTGTTTACATCGGAGATGATCGAACGGACGAGGATGCATTCAAG gttttgagagagagaggactaGGCTCTGGGATTCTTGTTTCCAAGATCCCCAAGGAAACCAATGCATCTTACTATTTACAGGAGCCTTCTGAG GTGATGGACTTCTTGCAGCGGCTGGTGCGATGGGGAATGGTTTCATTGCGGCGTCAGTTGAGGGTGAGAAGAAGACTTGAGGAGATTAACAAGTTATCTCTGCATAATTAa